CGGCAACACGCAGCGCGCGCTCATCCGCATGCTGCGCGAGGCAGGCGCCGCAGAGATCCACGTCCGCATCAGCTCGCCGCCCGTCCGGTGGCCCTGCTACTACGGGATCGACTTCGCGTCGCGCGCCGAGCTCATCGCGAACGGCCTCGGCCCGGACGAGGTCGGCAAGTCGCTCGGAGCAGACTCCCTCGGCTACATCTCCGAGGAGGGCATGATCGCCGCGACGGAGCAGCCAGCGTCTCAGCTGTGCAGCGCCTGCTTCACCGGCGCGTACCCGATCGACCTGCCGGATGCCGACCAGCTCGGCAAGCACCTCCTCGAGCAGGCCGAGCTGCCCCTCGGCGCACCGGAGGACGGACTCACGTCGCTCACGGTGGCGGCCGGCGGCTCGACGGCGCTCGCCCAGCCCTGACCGCACGCCCACCTGCTCGATCTCTCAACCTGGAGTGAACTCACGTGTCTGATGGCCTCACCTACGCCGCCGCTGGAGTGGACACCGCAGCGGGCGACCGTGCCGTCGAGCTCATGAAGACGGCGGTCGCGCGGACGCACGGCCCCAACGTCCTCGGGGGCGTCGGCGGGTTCGCCGGGCTGTTCGACGTGAGCATGCTCAAGGCCTACGAGCGCCCGTTGCTCGCCTCGTCCACCGACGGCGTCGGTACCAAGGTCGCGATCGCCCAGGCGCTCGACATCCACGACACCATCGGGTTCGACCTCGTCGGCATGGTCGTCGACGACATCGTCGTGTGCGGTGCGCAGCCGCTCGTCATGACGGACTACATCGCCACCGGGAAGGTCGTGCCCGAGCGGATCGCGGACATCGTCCGGGGGATCGCTGCAGCGTGCGAGGTCGCAGGGACCGCTCTCGTCGGCGGCGAGACCGCAGAGCACCCTGGCCTTCTTGCGCCGGGCGAGTACGACGTGGCAGGTGCCGCCGTCGGTGTCGTCGAGGCGTCTGCGCTCCTCGGCCCCGACAAGGTGGTCGACGGCGACGTCGTCATCGCGCTGGGATCTTCTGGCCTGCACTCGAACGGGTACTCGCTCGTGCGGGCGGTCGTCGCGCGCGCCGGCTGGGCCCTCGACCGAGACGTGCCGGAGTTCTCGCGCACGCTCGGCGAAGAGCTCCTCGAGCCGACGCGCGTCTATGCGAGCGACTGCCTCGCTCTCGCGCGCGACGAGTCGGCTCAGGTGCACGCCTTCTCGCACGTCACCGGTGGTGGGCTGGCCGCGAACCTCGCACGGGTCCTGCCCGTCGGCCTCAGCGCGACCGTCGATCGTGGCAGCTGGGCCGTCCCGGCCGTCTTCGACGTGGTCAGGGGGCTCGGCGGGGTGCCGTGGAGCGACCTGGAGAACACGCTCAACCTGGGCGTCGGCATGGTGGCTGTCGTCGGTGCGGCCGGTGCGGACGCGGCTCTCGCGCGTCTCGCCGCGCTCGGCCTGCCCGCCTGGGTGCTCGGCACGGTGGCGGTGGACGACGGTGCCCAGGGCGCCGGGATCGTCCGTGGCTCGAAGGGCGTCGACGGGGGAGCAGTCTGCCTCGTCGGCGAGTACCGGGTCTGATCCTGGAGCGTGCGGGGCGCGGTCCGGGTGCCGTGCGGGCGCTGAGAAGCGAGCCGTCCCGCGCACGCTGAAGACTCTTGACCCTTCAGACCAGCTTGCCCTCAGACCTGCTCAGGCTCAGAGGTGCTCGGCCTGACACGACTCAGCGCACCAGACCGGTGGTCGGGTGCGCTGAGTCGTCAGAGAGGTGTCTCAAGAGAGCGTCGGCGAGGACTCGTCAACGCTCGTCGGGCCGGTCCGCATAGCGGTCCCAGTCATCCGTGTCGTCGGATCTGCTCGCAACGTGGCGAGTGTCCGTCACTACATCGGTTTGGCTATGACCAGTGAGCTCTTGCTCGAGAGCCTTGTAGTTCGTGTCAGGACTCCAGTACTTCAGATCCCGAGCGACCTTGGTCTGCTTTGCCTTTTGACGGCCGCGGCCCATGGCTCCGACCCCCCTCAACGTAGAAGCGGGGCGGCAACGTTCTCAGACGCGCGGCCCCGGGGTAAGTTTCGTCTGTTCGTGGGTCAACGGTACATGCTCCGCGCGGCCTAGGACTACTCAGACGGTGCAAGGACTGGTCATCTACGCCCCTTGCGGGGGTGATCTACGTCTCCTGGGCAGAGTCTGGGTGTCCCCTGAGTGAAACATGTGCCGTTTTCACCCGCTTTTCACCCCGGTTTTGGCTGTGTACGAATCGCCCGTACTGGGATAATGGATGAAAGCGCAACGATCTGATCGCACAGTTCCGACCCCCCCGGAACCAGGCAGTTGCCAGAAAGAGGTACATCATGACAGTCAACCGTGGAGAGCCCGAAGTCCTGCTGACCCCCGCAGAGGTGGCCAGCCTGTTCCGCGTGGACCCGAAGACGGTCACCCGCTGGGCCAAGGCCGGGAAGCTCTCCTCCATCCGTACGCTCGGTGGACACCGCCGTTACCGCGAGGTCGAGGTCAAGGGCCTCCTCGCGAACTCCGGTGTCGTCGTCGAGGACGAGCTGAGCGCGCGCCGAGGCGCGTGACCCTCCCGCACGACGCACCACCCCACGACAGAAGGGGCCGACCCGAACGGGTCGGCCCCTTCTGTCGTTCATGACTAGCGGCGCTTGACGATGACCAGGGCGACGATGACGACCACGCCCGCCACCGCCCCCAGGAGGACCTTGGCGTTGCGTGCACGGCTCGCGGGGCCGACGGGGAGCCCGTTGCCCGTGAGGAACGCTCCTGCGTCGTTCGCGGCCTGCTTGGTGGTCGACCTGGCCTCGGCGGCGAGGGCCTTGGGGCTCAGTCGAGCGGCGAGCTCGTCGACGGTCGCTGCGAGCTGTGCTCGTGCGACGGTGATCTCGGCCTCGAGCTCTGAACGGTCGGTCGTGCTCATGAGGAGATCCCCTCCTTGACTGCGGCGATGTCACGCTGGACGCTCTTCACCGCGTGGGTGGGCTGCGGAGGCAGGCCGCGCGCCAGCAGCTTCTTGCCGACGAGCGCGAGCGTCGCCGCAAGGATCATGAGGACCAGGCCCACGATGAGCGCCGCGAGCCACATCGGGACGACGTTCGCCAACCCTTCCATCGCGGAGTGCAGCAGGAACCCGAGCCCGTAGAGGGCCAAGAGGCCCGCGCCGACGAACAGTCCGATGCCGATGCCGGCGTTCTTCGCCTTCTCGGTCATCTCTGCCTTGGCCGACGCGATCTCGGCCTTGATCAGCCGCGTGGCAGAGTCCGTCATCTGGCTGATGAGCGTGCCGATCGACGGCCCGCCCTTCTGGCCGTCAGGGAGCCCTTCGTTCCGGTCGGTCATCCTCATCACACCTTTCCATGGTCGTTGCACACGTCGTCAGATGTGATCCACGTGCAGTGTGCTCGACGGTCCGCGTGATGCGTCCGCCGGCACGGCGTCGATGGTGCGCTGCCCCGTGCCGCACCGTAGGGCTGTTCCTTGTGGTCCCGCGCACGCGGGGCCGGTCCCTGGGGACCACTCAACCGTCAGGAGGCCCAGGTGGCAATCGGAGAGCCCTGTGGTGTGCACTCCGCACCGTCCGTCGGGGGAGCACAAGAGCCCTGTTCGGCTGACCGAACAGGGCTCTTGTGTGGTGAATCATGTGGTGCTGGTGGTGGCTCCGACCGGCGTCGATCCGGTGACCTTTCGATTTTCAGTCGAACGCTCTACCAACTGAGCTACAGAGCCTTGCGACGAACGCCCGGCCAGATTCTGACCGGGCATCCGTTGACAAGCGACCCCGACGGGACTTGAACCCGCGACCTCCGCCGTGACAGGGCGGCGCGCTAACCAACTGCGCTACGGGGCCTTGAGTCACACTGTGACCAAGGATCAAACATTTTCTTCACGATTCAGTCCTTGCGGCGAACCTGGAAGAGCGTACCCCACTTTGTTCGACACCCAGACATCGTCCGGCTGCCCGTACCCCCAACGGGATTCGAACCCGTGCTACCGCCGTGAAAGGGCGGCGTCCTAGGCCGCTAAACGATGGGGGCCCGGTCTAGGACGGATCGAGCTGTCAAAGACCTCGCACATCATATGGTCTGGGCCGCGGAGTTGGCAAAACTCCAGGTCACGCGCCCGTGTGGTGATGCACGAGCAGGGGTGCCGGTAGAGGAGGATGGGCTCATGGTGGACATGTCTCGCGAGGACTTCGAGGACGCGGTGGGCGACGCGCTCGACCGTGTGCCGCCAGAGCTCGCAGCGACGATGGACAACGTCGTGATCCTCGTCGAGGACGACGCACCGGAGGACGACCCGGAGCTCCTCGGCCTCTACGAGGGCGTCCCGCTCACCGAACGTGACGGCGGATGGGCGGCGGGCGCGCTCCCGGACCGCATCACCATCTTCCGCAACCCGACGCTCGCGATCTGCGAGACGACCGACGAGGTGGTCGACGAGGTCGCCGTCACCGTGATCCACGAGATCGCCCACCACTTCGGGATCGACGACGACCGGCTGCACGAGCTCGGCTGGGCCTAGGCCCCTCTCGTCTGGCAGGCCCGCGTGTCGCCCGGCAGCCCGCCCGATCGGTGCGATCCGAGTAGCCTCGGGTCATGACGATTCTTGTGACAGGTGGAGCTGGGTACATCGGTGCGCACGTGGTGCGGTTGCTGCAGCAGCGGGGGGACACGGTCGTCGTCGTCGACGATCTGAGCACGGGAGCAGCGGGCCGGATCGGCGACGCCACGCTCATCGAGCTGGACGTCGCGGGCGAGGGAGCGCAGGCACGGATCGCGGAAGCGCTCCGCGAGCACCAGGTCGACGCGGTGATCCACTTCGCGGCACGCAAGCAGGTGGGCGAGTCGGTCGCACGGCCCGTGTACTACTACCAGCAGAACGTCACCGGGCTCGCGAACGTCGTCGGAGCGATGGAGGACGCGGGCGTCGACCGCCTCGTCTTCTCGTCGTCGGCGGCCACGTACGGCATGCCGCCCGTCTCGGTCGTCGACGAGAAGCTCCATGCCGAGCCGATCAACCCGTACGGCGAGACCAAGCTCATCGGCGAGTGGCTCGGACGCGCAGCCGCCCACGCGTGGGGCCTGAAGTTCGTCGCCCTGCGCTACTTC
This sequence is a window from Sanguibacter antarcticus. Protein-coding genes within it:
- the purM gene encoding phosphoribosylformylglycinamidine cyclo-ligase, which encodes MSDGLTYAAAGVDTAAGDRAVELMKTAVARTHGPNVLGGVGGFAGLFDVSMLKAYERPLLASSTDGVGTKVAIAQALDIHDTIGFDLVGMVVDDIVVCGAQPLVMTDYIATGKVVPERIADIVRGIAAACEVAGTALVGGETAEHPGLLAPGEYDVAGAAVGVVEASALLGPDKVVDGDVVIALGSSGLHSNGYSLVRAVVARAGWALDRDVPEFSRTLGEELLEPTRVYASDCLALARDESAQVHAFSHVTGGGLAANLARVLPVGLSATVDRGSWAVPAVFDVVRGLGGVPWSDLENTLNLGVGMVAVVGAAGADAALARLAALGLPAWVLGTVAVDDGAQGAGIVRGSKGVDGGAVCLVGEYRV
- a CDS encoding DUF3073 domain-containing protein — protein: MGRGRQKAKQTKVARDLKYWSPDTNYKALEQELTGHSQTDVVTDTRHVASRSDDTDDWDRYADRPDER
- a CDS encoding BldC family transcriptional regulator yields the protein MTVNRGEPEVLLTPAEVASLFRVDPKTVTRWAKAGKLSSIRTLGGHRRYREVEVKGLLANSGVVVEDELSARRGA
- a CDS encoding DUF3618 domain-containing protein codes for the protein MSTTDRSELEAEITVARAQLAATVDELAARLSPKALAAEARSTTKQAANDAGAFLTGNGLPVGPASRARNAKVLLGAVAGVVVIVALVIVKRR
- a CDS encoding phage holin family protein, producing the protein MTDRNEGLPDGQKGGPSIGTLISQMTDSATRLIKAEIASAKAEMTEKAKNAGIGIGLFVGAGLLALYGLGFLLHSAMEGLANVVPMWLAALIVGLVLMILAATLALVGKKLLARGLPPQPTHAVKSVQRDIAAVKEGISS
- a CDS encoding metallopeptidase family protein, coding for MVDMSREDFEDAVGDALDRVPPELAATMDNVVILVEDDAPEDDPELLGLYEGVPLTERDGGWAAGALPDRITIFRNPTLAICETTDEVVDEVAVTVIHEIAHHFGIDDDRLHELGWA
- the galE gene encoding UDP-glucose 4-epimerase GalE; translated protein: MTILVTGGAGYIGAHVVRLLQQRGDTVVVVDDLSTGAAGRIGDATLIELDVAGEGAQARIAEALREHQVDAVIHFAARKQVGESVARPVYYYQQNVTGLANVVGAMEDAGVDRLVFSSSAATYGMPPVSVVDEKLHAEPINPYGETKLIGEWLGRAAAHAWGLKFVALRYFNVAGSGWDDLGDPAVLNLVPMVLDRIERGDAPKIFGDDYPTADGTCIRDYIHVLDLAKAHIAALEYLVGTERPFDVFNVGTGTGSSVKEVLDGLARVSGLTVVPEIEARRAGDPPQLVGSPERINTVFGWHAEAGLDEILQSAWDAWQAGPRRIDV